In the Salvia miltiorrhiza cultivar Shanhuang (shh) chromosome 8, IMPLAD_Smil_shh, whole genome shotgun sequence genome, taaatatattaattaattatcaatacAATACAATCAAAATCTCTTCCAGCGATGGACTCCTAAATTTTCCAACAACCAAAACCACCGCACACAGCTTATGGCCGACAACTCTACCACCATTGACCAGATGAGATCATTctatgctatttttttttttctcagagGCATTCTATGGAGTACTGAAATATGTGCTGCTGgattctctctttctttttgtctcTCTCTACCATAAGATTTGTAGAGATTGATATAGAATTTGACCGGGTCTGCTTTGACCGGATCTGGTTTCGACTTCTCTGATACACATCGGATCTGCCCAGCCGAATCTACACCGGATCTGCCCAGCTGCTGCAGCCACCCACCGCCGACCGAACCCCACACCACCCACCGCCGTCCGACCCCATCCTCTATTGCCCGCGCCAGATCTACCGTTCAGTGGGCAGCTCACGGCCGCGCCAGATCTGCCCAGCCGCTGCAACGGCTCCGGCGAGGCGAATTGGAATTCAGGGATGGGGCGGACTCGAATATAGGTGTACAGAGGAGGCGCTAATGTAGGCGAACGGAGGGGGAGGCTTCCGAAGGAGCGTCGAACCAGGGAGGCGGCGCGTCGAACCGGGGAAGGCGGAGCGTCGAACCGGGGGAGGTGGCACAGCGGAGTCAAAGGTGCCGAGCCAGAAGCGCGTCTTATTCCCCGGCGAGTCAGCAGTGGCGGAGCAACGCTGCCGCATGCGCGGCTCCCTCCGTCTCAGAAACAGCAGCGTAGCGGTGGTGGTGGGCGGCAACTGTGGAGCGGCGACGAGGACGAGAAGGAGAGGAAatgggagggagggagagagagagagaaaaagtgaCATgaaggtgaagagagagaggagagaaagagagaaatgagtggccatttttttaaattttaaagtaaggggCAATTTTGTACTTTTATCTAAAAACTGGccaatttttaatgtttttatcttagtggacaatttttatctttacaatatgaaagtggatagttttatatattaactctaaattttatttttgaaaatgaactACGTATATCTCATGttcaaccctttattttttcacttacTCATAGcacattttttttagagtaaaattttgaagtagccaaaatgaaacataaaacacaatttatggccacacattgaaaaaacacaaattttggcaatttttattgatttggacgtttttacccttaatgaggcggatcgggtaggatcaggcacgcgggtcgcatgccgggtcgggttagacacttatggcactattagtgccaagattttactttggttttattttggatttccgttggcacttatggcactattagtgccataagtgccaacagaAATCTAAAATGCCATAAGtaccaacggaaatccaaaataaaaccaagtaaaataatcattttgggcacttatggcactaatagtgtcatacgtgcagcacaaatacagaaacaacaacatcatttaaactctaaatggaacatctaaaccttaaatggataatctaaaccctaaatggaacatataaacctcaaatggataatctaaaccctaaatagaatatctaaaccctagggggaagtgtgcacttatggcactaatagtgtcataagtgccatacgtgcagcacacagatcagatcagatctgccatggctgaaatcgaaggaggcggagatcagatctgccgatggaggaggtggcgcaacgatcagatcagatccaccaccgccgcctcatcagaccagatctgccgccgccgccgcctcatcctctactccgattAATTCTGCCCAGGCggcgcgctggagagagagagagagatgagaaagagagaggagagagtggcagccgctggagagagagagggggaggatctcctccaccaccgccgcgagaactccgacgaattctccaagctcgacgccgctgccgcgcagccactggagagagagagagggagatgagaaagagagaggagccgctggagcagagagagggagatgagaaagagagaggagccgctggagatagagagagaagggtagaatagtcatgacatacaaaaaatgaccaaaatttatgttttttcaaatggtggacaaaatttgatgttgtatgttgaatagggtcaTTCTGCactattgtttcttttttttatgcatataaaaataattgttgtcatgTTTATTCAAATTACGTGACATGTATACACTTACGATTTACAGATATAACtaactttcaaatatttttttaattaaaatcaaaatcaactAAAATACTGCAACATCATTgttcaatattataaaattatacttAATAAATTgaccaattttatttatgaaaacaaATCATATTTTTTCTGTAAAATCAAATCTTTGGATGTTGCAGAGAAAAACTTTATGTTAAAAATTGTATGTAAACAAAATGATCacataaatatgcattcaaaaaatatattaaactatatgcaaataaatagttttgtacatcttagaatattatatgatacatCATGATACTCATTTATCATTTATaattgcttttgatatttgatgatttatatatttacacacattattagttaaaaaataattaattggtatttcaaaaattgaaaattcaaacattttcaaattcatgtttttttttaattgagatTATGTCGTggataatttcatttttttagatTGATATTTGCATTaacttatatttaaattatgtttaatatgtatattttttatttaaaatatcatttaatttcgatgttggTCATGCATCGCACGAGCTGGCCTACTAGTATTTACATGACAATCgagttaatatttattttatactccctctgctcgcaaaaaaaatagtcataaaatggaacgacacaaattttaataaaaatggttgaatgtattgtgactagagaaaatatttcatttaaaagGTAGTGTTAATAATTATTGTTGGGGGTGAATCCGACAATTACGGAAGCGACGTCAGTCACGTATGGATCGACGgacactagcaacctgaaaccgcAAGCAAcattagagccctccgaagagcaccgatgggggtgtcgatggaagggcctccgacgctcaagtcagtgaatTAATATGAACAAGAGACGTAAGTAAcgtaatgaaataaataaatgatggaGAGGAGATAGAGTAATGATAGTAATAAGGGAGTTCTCCGGATGATCGGGGTGTCTCGGTAGTCGGAGTTAGAGCTAATGAGCGATGTGGAATAAGGGGCGACGGACGTCCGGGCTAGCGGGGCTAGTCGGGCGATCGAAACCCTAGAGAGTTGTAAGCGTAGAGGCGAAACGGAAAAGTGGGGAGAGCGGGTGATAACAAGAGTGAAAGATCGTGTGCGAGTGCAACAGTGGATACGAGTGATTGTGGATACCATGATTCTGTTAGTgaattagtatatataggtCACGGGCCTGCAGGGAGgcgactagggttagggtttgctGGAATGCTCCTTGAAACCCTAGCAGTTCTGACTTCTTAGGAAACGATCTCCCGTGACTCTCATCTGACCTAGTCGCCAAGTAACTGTCGCGTTTAGGGTTTTTCCTAGCGGGTTCACGTATCTCCCCCATACGGGCTTACTTTGGACCTTATGCTATGAATGTGGTATGGATCACTTTACCGGGCTGGCCCGTTGGGCCATATAGTTTAAGCTTATATGAATTTTACCCATTACAATTATAATTAGGGGTagttgcctgtaaatccataacgtttacccctaattggtttttgctcataatttaaaaactctacttttaaatatataacctTTCAGTTTTGTCTTGTTTTTGTCCGGTGACCGGTTTTTTCATACGCCGGCATCGGTAATGGCACAGTGGCAGTCGGAATTGACACGGTGGCAGCTGGTAATACGCCCCCATCCGCCGTCGCCGCCCCCTGCCGCCACCTGCAACCAGctgattctctctctttcttcttagctctcttttattttttctcgCCTGtcttctctcatctctccctcTTCTAGCCTGCCTATAGTGCTCACTGGCAGAGCCTCCGCTGTATCACCGCCTAGGAGCTACTCTTCTCTCCGTCTTTGGCTCCAGATCCAGCCCCGACCACCTAAATTCGGCTACATTAGTGGCGAGAAGCTAACCACTGCCGATTTTATCCCTATTCCTCCTAcgaaaccctagatccccaaatccaCGGCCCCCCTACTCTTTCGATTTTCGGCGGTGGCATCTTGAAACTTAGCAGAGAATGTGAGATAGACTGATCGAGGGAGATGCAGAAGGAGACCGTGATGGCCTGTGTGTGCGTGGTCTGTGAAGGAGAGTGTGAGAGAGAGACCGATCGAAGCTGGAAAATGGAGGGTGAATTTGGAAAATGACGGCGGCGGCCGACAACTTTTAGGGATTGTGAGGGAAAAAAAGGGTGAATTTGGAAAGAAGCTTCAGCGAATTGGACAAAGAAGGCCCTTGCGAGCGTTCGAAGGACGTGGAGTTATTACAACAATCTTTATCTTGGAATTGAGTCATCGAGGCTAATGCAGAGTTGGATTGTCAAAGTCGAAATAGAGCGAGTCGTTAAGCTATCAAGATAATTCCCGATTGATAAAGCAACCTTATTAAGTCAACGCTACACCAAATATTcaaaataacaacaataataacagtaataataataatatgtataAATAATTCGGCCCTtactttactcctcatcacacaTTTACAAATGCTAGTTTCTATTAACAATGCCAACTAAAGTCGCATATCCACATCTGCAACGATTTATTCTTAGGAAAGCGACTTGCAAAGTTTCTACAATTGGTTGAGGCAATGATTCTCGACAACGCTCCCAAAATTATGCGCAATTCCAACTAAAGCAATTTCAAAAAATCAAGAATCATTAAATTTCGCAGCATTCAAGAATCAGAACAGGGCCCTGATAAACTTCGGTGGGTTTTCGGAGCTGGGGAAGAAATTCTTGAAAAATTGGGGGAAATTTGAAAATTAGAATGGACGATTATACGAGAGAAATGATGGATTTAAAAACCCTGGTTACTCGTACATTGGAGAAGAAAGGCGTTCTCGCCAAGATCCGTGTTAGCATCGATGCCCTCGTTAATTTTATTCCCATTTGCTTCAATATTGTTTCTCAATCGTGATATTTTTGGgtgctttttttatttttaatttttttccctGTTTGTGCCTGTGTTAAATTGTTGGGGAAGGACTAATGGGATCGTGTGATTTTCTATTTGCAGTTTGTAGCTAAGACATGTTATAGTGGTTTTGATATTAATATATGTTTATTGGTTGTTGGTTAGCTCCAGATTTGAGCTGATAGCAAAACTGAAGATATTGAGAGCTAGTTAGtatgtttctttttctttagtAGTTTTTGAGGTAAATGCACTTGAGATGTTACTTAGTTGTGGCTTTCGACTTCCTTTCATGGGTGGGTGCTATGTGAATTTGGTTTTTAAGAGAATAAGCCTATGTTTAGAATGCTGGAAAGGTGTTTTGTAGCTACCTTGTCTCTGTAAAGGTTCTTGGATTTAGTATGTAAACATACAACATTGATAAAGTGAAGTTTGTTGCTGTGAATTTATATTTACCAGAAACTTTTGTAGAGTTATCAATCTTCCTAACAAGTTAATATGCGCCTTTATGTACGGTTCCTTACATTATGCTGAAAGTTATAATTTGGTTTTAGGCTGAGCTTAGAGCTAGTGTGTTTGAAGCAATCGAAGAAGAGGATAAAGTAATTGAGAAAGAAGACGGTTTGCCTCCTGCACTATTGGGTAGCTGCAACGATCGTGCCAAGCAGCTGCACAACTCGCCCTCGGGTAATTTTTTGTTTCAATTGTCGGATTATCTTTCTTCACAATTGATGTACTAATTTTCACATAGTTCTGGTGTATATGAGTTGTTTAGACTCTTCTAAACATAATGAGATTCAAATTTTTTCAACTACTTAATAGCTGTGTTGGGAGAGGCAGATTTATTTTTGAGCTCTTGGAAGGCTTTCTAAGTTGTGAGATTTTCTCAAGCTAATATGTTTTCATGATACTTTATGTTCAGGGAGGCTTCTAACTGCCTTAATATGTGAATATCTCGATTGGTCCCAATTAAACCACACATTAAAAGTCTACTTGCCAGAGAGTAATTTGGTATTTTCTCCTTACTTTTGTTACTTGATGATTTGTTCATTTACAATTGCAGTTTGTTGATCTTTTGCTTTTAATTTCAGCCAAAAGAGTCCTGGAAATCCGAGTTAAAAGATTTCAGCAGCAAGAACGCTTATGACCTTAATCGGAATGGAGACAGTGGGCCTTTGCTTTTGGACGTTCTTGAGGGGTTCTTGAAGTTCGAGGTAGGTAGGTTGAAGTTTGAGTTAAAAGAATGCACGTTACGTTTCCAGAAAATGTGTTCTGCCTGTTTTGGCAGACTATTGTGAAGGTGAAAAACTTGTGTGCATACTGATGCACGGGACATTCATCTTAGTTTAAATCCAATTAGGGTTCATTAATTCTAATTAGTAATTATGATCCATTAATCTCCAATTGAGGTAGATGTGCCATGCATCCGGATGTATGGGAGTGCATCTCATTGTAAATTATGATTCTTGACTTCCCAAGCCAAACATTTGTATTAAAATGGTATTCAAATCTATGACTTATAGTTTCATCTTTTTTTCTGGCTCTCATATACCCACAACATACTGAAAATATGAACTAATTGACCTGCTTGGATTCTCTCCACCGTGAGTTTTAGGTATCTGTTTCTTTTGCTTATCTTCTCTCCTTGGAATGAATTAGCTATTGTTTAGTGCGTGTTCGTGTAGAATCTGTCTCAAGGAAGAGGCGGCAACAGGAGATCGTCCATTGCAGATTCTGAACCTCTATCAAACTTGGAAGCACGCAATGTTAGGAGACCTTCACCACCAACAGTTGCTGGGGGTATACCTCAACTGGGAAGGTTAATGATCAGTTTCAATTCCTCATTCTTCCTTTCTCTTTGATTGGTCTGTTTTTCAGTCTGTAATTTATTGTAAAATGCTCCTTGCAGGCCTAATGCTGTTTCACAATCATCTGGTAAATAGTAAACAATTTAAAGTTGGTTCAACAACAccagttatagttatttttCTCCTATCTAATCAGTTAAAAATTTCAGATCGAAGAACTGGATCATCTGGGTCAGGCTACAGAAGAGATGAATATAATTGGAGGTATGAAAATGATGAACATTCTGAAGATGTCATCCGTGCTTCTGCTGCATTAGAAAATCTGCAATTGGAGAGAAATGCTCGTCGTGGGACCACATCTTGGAGGTTTGTTTCTGACACTTGACgacatcaatattttttttggcaGAAATTTGGTTATGGAAATAGTTACTATTCTGTTGTGAAAAATCTCCGGAAAGTGTTAAATGATGATGTCATGTTGTGTCTAGAGGTGTTCACAGTTCAGGAATAGTTGGTTGCGGTTCCATCTGAGGTGGGAACCGCAAGTCCGCAAATGGCCCTTTTAAGTATCATTCCTGTTCTGGTTAAGGGTAGGAACTGATGGTTTCAactgtttgtttgtttgtttgtttttcccCTCAGTTCTTACTATTAATTTTAGAAtattctaaattttttaatgtagaatttaaataaagattAACAATAACAATGGAACACATAATGAACGAAAGGCATCATTCTCATGAATATTAGTTGAAACCTAACAAGTTTACATTTCATGAttacaaattacaactttttagaattattttacaagaataaatacaaaatgaaagaaaaatgggAAGGGCTTGAACTCAACTTCAATATTGAAGTTTTTATTTTCAAAGGAGTTGTCTATGCATCtcattgataaattaaaatatcaaCTGTATTACCTTGTCACATTTTGCTGGCCGCAGAACAGGCGGTTTACCTATATTAGCTCTTATGCATTAATATGCAAATAAGATCAATTATATGTGTTAACATATTGAAGTATATTGTCCAACtatttgaataaatattgaACTTTAAGATGTATCATGTTAGTAATAAAAACCATGTAAATTTAAAGCGGTCAACTTAAAAATAATCCAAAGTCATCTCTAAGGGGGCGTTTGGTTTGGTGGATGAAatagataagattgataggaTAGGAGAGCGATTAAATAGTCCACCCAACtttggggtgataaataatcactcaattgCATGATTAGAGTGCGGGCATAGTTATCCAGCACGGACctaatcatgcaaaccaaacacttgattaagttggattattttatcaatcatgtagcttaaatagataaatagtaaggctaatccattgtttactaagatggattgaaattttaagatattccaaggcccttgataatttctattATTTGGGCAAATTTTACCTGATTCATATCTCATTAAAAGGGTGAGATTAAATATATCCAAGAATTATGGGATAAATGAAAAAGGGTGAAATTCTCtttgtagaaaatgagagaaaataaaGAAGGGATTTAaagggataatttttttttttttatctctcattttctcatgataaatttacaaccaaagataaTACACCTTAAGAAGAAAACCAATGGCAAGAAAATTGATAAATATGGTGCCTATTGTTTATATCCTTTCTGCTTTTATGGGACTTATCCCTAGAGATCGACGGGTGAGGATAGTAACAAGACATTTATAAGCAGCCTTATCTTTGGTGAAACTTTATGTGCTTGGCTCGAATCCTTTATGCCAGTATTATGCCGTGCTTGGCGAATGATCTCAATCTTGTTTTATGAATTGTAGGCGTGCTGGAGATGAGATATCCGAAGAAGATAGCACTGGATAGACGTAATTTATGTGGATATGGTGGTCCTCATTCATTTTAGCCTTGCAACAGCACTGATTTCATGTAAGGTCAAATCTGCCCCTTTGCATTTTACATTTGAATCATTAAGTTAAGGCTTCTTCTGTCATCTCCTTGTTCTTGTTCACACCTTATCTTGGTTAGTCTCTACTTATATCCATTTTCTCAGTTTTATCATATCCTAGTCCGAAAATGGTTTCCCTATAGGGTTGTAAAGATTGACAACTTGGCATTGTTTTCAAAGTCTACATGTTTTAGGGTTATATTTTTCTTGTTTGCACCGATGAAGTTACTACCTCTGTTTCTTTAAAAGTTGTTTGTGTATGTGACCATAGAATTCGACCAACGTTGGTATAATGTAATAAACATCGGTAGATACGTCGTGTTGTGGTTAGATACTATGTTCAATGGTAGCTTTGTAATCTCGACTTGGTAGTagatttttttcacattttcagtTAATCTGGTGGTAGATACTGCATCCGATTCTAGCTTTGTGAATGTGTAGCATTGAATTCGTATAGTTACTCCTTTAGGAGgcgtttatttttgtttattgataagatacatgattgagtatttttatcttcattATTAGGATTTCTTGAATTCTATCATTTTAATGTAatataaatcaagtaaaattagaTGAAGCAATAGAAATTATGAAGGACTTTGaatatcttaaaattttaatttatcttaGTAAACAGTGAATTatcatatactctctccgtccatgaaatcAGTATCCATttgggagtgacacgggttttaaaaaattgattaagtgtgtaagtggaataagagattcacttttattgtgagtgagttGTGTGGGTacatttatcaaaaaaagaaatgaatacTTATTGCATGGACAAAGAGAATATTATGATTATAGCAATATTTTCCTACACATGAATGTACATGTATCGAGCTATACGTGAATTTGTTAGATATTGGCATTTTTTGAATTCGAACTCGTGAGGCTCGttaacataaataaatcaaatttaaagtcGACTTTCTTAGTCAGCTCAATATAGAAAAGTTAGTAGAATTTGAATCCAAAACTTTTTTAACTTTTGAATTGTCTGCTCTACAAACTAATCATCTCACGAGACACATAATTTCTACAAATTATTATTGGGGCCTAATAGAATAATATTGGATTTTTTCTCAATAAAAGACAAATGCCGTTTGAACTGCAAGATGGTTGAGAATTTGATGTGAATAGGGTCAGCTTATTTGAATCTAGAATAGCGTTATTGGATTGTCGAATTATTTGGTTACGAGTAATTCAGATGATA is a window encoding:
- the LOC131001936 gene encoding protein TONNEAU 1a-like, which gives rise to MDDYTREMMDLKTLVTRTLEKKGVLAKIRAELRASVFEAIEEEDKVIEKEDGLPPALLGSCNDRAKQLHNSPSGRLLTALICEYLDWSQLNHTLKVYLPESNLPKESWKSELKDFSSKNAYDLNRNGDSGPLLLDVLEGFLKFENLSQGRGGNRRSSIADSEPLSNLEARNVRRPSPPTVAGGIPQLGRPNAVSQSSDRRTGSSGSGYRRDEYNWRYENDEHSEDVIRASAALENLQLERNARRGTTSWRRAGDEISEEDSTG